AAGGACAGCAAATTTTAAAGCCCTGTAAATGACCAGTTGTGTTTCAAGTCATTAACACGAGGCACTTGAGCTGCCTGATGTCCCGAAAGTCACAGTCACGGTTTTTCACCGATCATAAGCAGGTGTGTTCCTGTATTCAAGCGAAATAACATGTTACCAGCGAATAATTCTGTCACAAACTTACCTTTATATAACACAAGAACTAACTCTTAAAGCATTAAAGGGAGCCCCCActgatttaacacaaacatgttaATATACTTATCATGTGGAGTACGACTCGGCATGTGCAAACAGTTTCACATATAATGTCTTTTGTAGCTCTCAGAGAGCTTTGTCAAGTCTAAAGAATATTCACAAGTTACGACACCTGCGTATCTCAGCTTGGGTTTGGGATTCACAAACTCTTAACAGACGGTCTGTTTTACAAACTACaagtgtgaaaaatgttcaCCAAGGATCTGATGAAAGAAGCAATTACATTATGATATGGCAGTGGttcccaattttttttttttcttttttgacacaCAAAGCATCCCTGCTATAGTGAAAAACCTGTCCATTAATCctgtattttaaatgtcattttgctTGCTAATTGATTCTTGATAGCCTCGATAGCATCAGATCACTCTTAAATCagatttacagatgtttttacaCCAGACactttgacttgtcatagcatGAAAAGCACAGATGGATCTAACAATATTAACAATGGCTCAGTTCCAGCAGTTATTGCAATGCAATGCAGCAATTAATTAGCATATAAGTGACAGCTGTGttcaacacattaaaatgtctctgCGGTGGAAAGGCATGTTAAACTTTTTCTCTGGATCTACACTGCAAAGGCTCATGTTGGAAACCACTACATTTGGGAAGAGCAGGAGCCACTGTTTTAAAAGCATGACCTTGGCGACAAAAAGTCAGGGTACAGTGTTTTCCTAATTTTATGTAAGTGTAATACTACATCTCTGGAGTACTCCTCATTGATCTGCCCTTATTAATGTGATCATCCACCCTATGGAGGAATTTATTGCTGAACAGTTACAGGAGTCTACACCATGACTCTACCAGATATCATACTGCCCTTCCTGCTGGCAGGATATGATACAAACTGAACATAGCCCTTGACTCTTGGCATTTATTCTCACTGTGTAAAAAAGATCGAAAAGAATCACTGAAACCAACTCTGCAAcgttccttccctcctcctgtgAAGTTATTAGCCAGATTTGTGAGGAGAtatcaagtaaaaaaaaatgcaaagatttGTACTAaacatctttttcttctcctctaacTTAGTGGCTTTAATACTGAATCTGGATCTGTGACCTCTCCTGGCAGACAGAACCCTGTAAAAATCCATTGAATTATAAATAAGTCAAACTCCTCTTTGACACAGTAACACATTTCACTACCAGTTCTCATCTGAGAAAGAGCTAGAGCTGCCGGAGTCAGAGTCTGGGTCTGTCAACCCATCGAAGTCCCAGTCTGCACTGGAGCCACTGTCATCGTCCTCCTCTGTAGAGAAGCTGTGAGCAGAGCTCAGGCACGCTGGGTACACGCGTGTCGAAACACACACGGGCCCCAGGGTGGACACATACACTGCCATGACGTTCTTCCATGCGTCCCTGGCTGGGTCGTATTCATGGATGAGGaccctgtttttgttgtgttgcagcaAAGTCTGAGTGAGGAGCAGCAgtttgctgttgtgttggatCACCTGGTAATTTAGAGCTCTACTGTCAATAGGAATGTCACCCAACCTCCTCCATTCCCCCCTGGTGGGGCTGTAGGCTTTCACCACAGGGATATCACACACGCAGATAATCTGGTCCTGAAATACGCAGGCCTTGTGGAGCTTGTCTCTTCTTAGTGACCCACAGTGGCGCCAACGGTTCCTCTTGGGATCATAGCAAAGCATTCTCCTTTTGTTTACAACGTACAGGTGGTCATTTAATGCCACCACCTGCATTTTACCCAAAGAGTGAGGCAGAGGAGCCACAAACGTCCACTGGTCCCTCTGGACGCTATAACACTCTACCTCCTTCAGTCTGGCGTCTGTCACTGGATTTCTTCCTCCCAGAAGGTACACGTGGCCGTTGAGGTAGCCCATCCCAGAGTGTATCCTCCCCAGTGGCCTTTCTGCCAGCTCCTGCCAGCTGTTATTCACAGAGTTATACAGCCAGAAGTGTTTAGAGAGGTGAGAGGCAAGGTACAGGTTGTTTTCAGGTGTGGCACAGGCAATCAAGGACTCCATGGTGGAGCGTTTGTAATCCTGACTGCTGAGATCTTCTAACGGAGGAGCCATGAAATAAAGGTCCTCAGAGTATGGGTCACAGCACATTATGTTGTCGTTGGGAAGGCCAAAGAAGAGAATCATTTCTTTTGCGCTTACTCCTATTCTGTGTTTTGGTATGTCCTGAGTTGCAGACATCGCACAGCCCTCCTCTGTAGGCCTGTTAAAGAAAGATGCAAGGTATTTCTCAATTAAAGGTCGTGCCATGAGGCCCTCCAGGTAACACTTATCTTTTTCGGTAAACAGGTTCCAGCGCACACACTTCAGTGCCTGTAATGCATCCTCCCTCTTCTGTGGTGCATTAGCCTCTATCCATTGCAAAGCAGCCGAGCACACCTTCCTTTCACAGTCCACATCCAAAGTATCCAGAGACAACAGCTCCTTCAGCTGCGTCAAATCTAGCTCACAAAGTTCCCCTCCATTACACACCTGGCTGAAGTTCCGGGCTATGAAAGCTTGTGCATTCTCCTTCAGCTCAGGATTGTCATAGGTGTCTGCAAATTTCAGTATTCCCACACAGTTGGAGAGGTCCAGCCTCCTCGTCATGAAACTGGAGCAAGCCTTCCTGATGTACTCGAGCTGCAGCATGTTGGCCGCCGCGTACAGCCTCTGGACGTTGCCCTCCGTGATGGTCACCCTGCCTGTGTAGCAGTAGTCGATTATAACGGACATGGACTCGGCGTCCACGCCGCGTATGACCACTCTCTCCTGCATGCTCTCATTTAACCCCCCGGTGAACATGCTCTTGAAGTATGGGCTGGCGGCGGCGAGAACGTTGCGGCTACACAGGAAAAGTTGGTCAATGTCACCCCTGGCTGACTCACCGCTGGACTCCAGCGACTCCTCTTCGCATTCAACCCCGATGGTGACATCCCCGAGCAGCCGACAGTCGTACAGCGACTTCAACTCGTTCATCAAACCCCGAGCGTGATTCGCGTCCTCCAACACCTCGGGACCGCCGAAGCAACTCAGCGCCGAAGCCATTGCTGCAACTTCAGTGGGTAAATACGTCTGTGAAGGCTTCAAATAACATACTCGGAAGGAGGGTCTGTGCGTTGATAATGACACACGCGTTTACAAATGAAATTCAAACATATgctgtggaaaaacacattacCAGCGACTGAACAGCTGAAATGTCCACTGTGTGTCTCTAAAAGCCAGCTGTTCCCGGTCCCCGACTGGTCATAATGTGGCGTTTAAACCAGAGACACTCTGCAAATGGTACGTCAAGAGTCGCAGTAACAACAgtgtcagttttttaaatgatttttttctttttaactcaGTGCTGTTACCTGTTTTGAGTGTAGCAGTCTCACAAAATAAAACGGTACTGTCAATGTAGCCAAGGTTTGAACTACGTTTTCCGAGagaatttacaaaaataaaacctcacttcatctgtaaatattacactgactttttgtttgtttcactcaATTTCCAATTCAATACGTTCTTAAAGTACACTGATACCAGCATTCACATTTACCATTTTCTACTAGTTAAATTAGTTTTGTTATCCTATAATTGAGAAAGCGTTTTCTCTTATTTTGATGTCAAGCTTGCCTAACTTCCGCTGTGGATCACTGCTCATTCACACAACCTTGCTAAGAGGTTTCACGTCTCTGATTGGTTCGTGTAACTAGGTCAATATAAGTTTGGTTGTTATAGATACAGGGCCGCctacattaaaattaaattatttaataaataataaattgcATTTTCCAACTTTCAATTGTGAATGCACATAATGTATTACATGTTTAAAATTTAAAGTATTTCAACAACAATGataagaattattattattattgttattatttgtttttttttttactgcactaATTATGATTCAAGAGACTTGACAAAACCCTAAAATATTGTGGTGTACAGATCATCAAAAATCTGACAAGCTGTTTGGAGAAGAAGTAAAGATGgattatttaatttgtatttattatgaTCTGTCCAGTACTATGTGTATAATACATGATATTGGCAGTGATGTAAGAATTCTGTGATAGACAATGATGGTCTGAAGACCTGACTGTAAAAGTAAGTGTGACTTTACCCTCTGGTAAATGTTACCAAGCACTTTATgccaaaacaaccaaacaaaagcCTTTAAAGTCATGAACAAATAACTTCAATGCACTTACAAATTACAGTTCAATATATACACCGGACAATAACATGTATATAATACCCCTTTTATTGTCAGACATTTAGCTAAACAGACAGTGTGTATGTCTATCAGTACATAAACCACTTATAActtattacatttttgtaacATCTTTGCATTACCATGCACACTCACAGTACATGTATGACTATATTTCTTTCTGCATATATGTTCATGGTATTTTGTGTAAGTACATTGGTAGCTAGTGAATTCCTTGTTATATGTCATCATGCTTTGCCAGAAAAGTTGATTCTGCCTCAGATTCTATAATGTGAGCTTTTTGAACCCAGCTGACTCCTCTGCGCCCACTACTTTTAGAAACAGGACTAAAATGATTAATGTAATTTACTCAGCAAtgattttgataattaattgaTCATTCCTGTCATGTATCTTGACAAATATCCAGCATTCCTTGAttgcagcttctcaaatgcaaggatttattttttacatcACTGAAGATAAGATTAGCTTTTGCTTTTGTACTGTCccttggacaaaacaagaaagatTTCAGTGGCAAAATTGCATTTAATTAAATGATAGAAATTTGAGATGTGTCCTATAGATGAGCTTTTCATCTTTATTGCAAAGCTTTAATTTCAGTGACATTCAGTCTGTATATTTCAGATTACTTACAATGTGCAGTATAGCCTTGTAAAATCAGAACTATGGGTGTAGGCACagctatttaattttttttgcattttcacacaACCTCAAGTGTATCTGCGGTTGAGGTCATTGATCCTGCGCAGTGCGTCTTGGTTGTGGATGGTCTTGTGGACGGTGATGAGAAAGGGGAAAGCAGAGGGCAGCTCCACCCTGCGGCTCAGCTTCTGGTGGCCCCAGTGGAGGCAGCGCAGCCTCTCAGCCAGATCCCGTCTGCCCGCTCGCTCCAGTCCATCTTGCAGGAGCTTGGTCTTATTGGGCTTGTCCCATGACTTCTCATACCTGTGAACCaaggaagagaaacaggagagagtCGGTATAATGCAATGGGGGTTtatcagggagagagagtgtgtagaAAGCCCAAAGGTCAAAGCCCAGGAAAACATAAACAAGTTACTAATGGGACAAGTACTCCCTTGACTATACTCTCATGTTAATAGTCTGGTGATAATTCAGGAAACACCCCTTTATGAATCATGTTAAGTATTAAGTAAATATAAAGACACTATAATGTACAATACCTGCACACTGACAGTGATTAAAGCCTGCTACAACATCACATCCACACACTGTACCAGCTTTCCAACATGGTCCTGGCCTGGACACTCTTCTCTGTAGATCTGGTGTGGAACCGGCCTATGTCACCTCTGCTGAAGCCGAGCTCATACGCCAAGACTGTCCACTCAAAGCCAAGCTGACTGGAAATCTCCTGCAGTGTCTTCAGGTTAATTACAGCATcctaaaaagagaaaaaaaaacatgcaaaaccaccTTAAGGAATTAAAAATGACTCATCACATTCAGGAAAGGTGTCAATAAATTCCAATGAAATATCTTTGCTGATTTCAGATATAtggaagtgaaaatgaaaacagattacACATACCTCTTGAGCTTTGTTGGGCATTATCTCAAATTCCAAAAGCTCAGCTGTGCAAGTCACACTCTAAGTACCTGTTTTCATAAAACAAATTGAGggattttgtgaaaaaaaaaaaaagatgaagcaTATAGTCATGGTCCAAAACTCCAAATAGCACAGAGAGATTTTATGCACTTACCCTCAGGTACAGTATGGTTTGAGTGTTACTGGGGAGATTTAACATCAACATACTAACCTGTTAAACATTAGTCACTTTAGCTCCAAGCTGTCAGGTTAAACCGCCCCCACCTGCCACCAAGTAAACAAGTGTACTCATAATATAGTGTTATATTTTAGAGGAGTGGAGGAAATGTCTTACCGGTAATTAGTCTTGTTAGCATGATTATACATTTAGATGTAGACTTGTTGCTTCATATCtgatgtatgtattttttttggCTTTACTTTTACCAGGGTAGATTTAATGGACAGTGACGTTGTTTACTCAAAGTATATAACCTTTAGGCAAAGGATGTGCTGagtaaaaatatgtttacagtTGAGCATTGCTTCTCATGAGGTTGTCAGGGTTTTGTCTTAAGAGAAGTGGTGACCAATGCTCTGTTTTTAGTCAAAATTGTAATTTTAGcttatttttgtacattaatACTTCCttaaattaaagaaatgaaGATGTCACTCAGTGACTCAAAAAGTACAAATTACTGACAACTATCATAATAGAGTGATGTTAGCTTGTTGCTGTGCACAGTGGAGTCACATTGCCATCTGCAGTTGATCATTAGCAGTactctttttcatctttaatccAAGTTAACTATATTCAGAACAGACTAGGAAAAtgcaacaaatatttttgaaaGGCTTTTATTCACTTTAAAAATTCACCTCCTCTTTAAATTCTTGTCATCCATAAAAAGCATCAGGGCTCTATGTGCAATATCATTGCAGCGATTATGTTTATCAAAGAACGTTAAAAATCTCAGCTGTCATGTaaacaataatgaaaagaaactaGCCAAAGGATAAAACGTGTACACTTACTTTAACAAATGTCATACTTCacttaaacaaacaaagctgATCATTTATTTTGATGCGTTAATCATAATTCGGATCAAAAGTGCTGCAAGGTCCAACCAATAAATATAACTGACATGAATTACACTGCTTTTTAACAGGCACAGGATGTAACAAAATTCCAATTCCAGGTTCAACTTCATATCTGACACCACAGTCcgacaaaaataaacaaaaaacaaacaaactgcaaaatgaGTCAGATGAAATCATTAAAAGCATGTACAGGAGCGTGGGCTATTTTTTCTAAGCTTTCAACTGGAGAGAAATTTTCATTCTGTTGAATGAAAGCCTTCACTATCCACaatgacaaatcaaaaaaaaaaacaacaacaacaaaaaaaaaacacatatcaaAGAAGATCCAGTTCACATTTAACAACGGATTATCAGAATATTGCCAGGTTGTTTCattgtgtgtcagtctgtgtttcagCAGGTAGTAAGGTAAAGATCCAGCCTGCTGGACCCATACTGTCTCTAATTTGTCCTTCAGCGAAGAGTAGTGCTTTTTTAGAAATGTTAACAGTCACTCTCTCTTGGGTCACAACCCAAGACTGGGAACCCTCCCTGACAACAAAACTGTAAATCAGTTGGGTTCCATACAGTGTTACCCTGTGCACCTCTTGAGCTTCTGTTTATTTGGATTCAGTAGCAGCCATCTTTCCAGCTGCCATCCCTCAGGGCACTCAGGGCAGCCAGGCTCTTTGGGGGAGTCAGCAAACTGCAAATAGAAAGAAACCAGTCAATTAAATATCTACTCTTGGTGGTTTAACTTGCCTTTAACTTACCTTTCAACATTTGACCTTCAACAATAGCACCTCACTCTGGACAGTCAATGTAAATGTTTCAACACCTGTGCTGTGTCTCTCTTCCATATTACACACTAAGTGTATATAGtatagggctgcaactaacaatcaTTCTCATtataaaaaactatttttttcagAAACTTTATCAGAAAACAACTTCCCATGTCAGTGTCTCAATCAATGTCTCAACTGGTTTTGCCTCGAACACAGTTTCAAACCACATCATGCAGCATACACTGCAGAGAGAGTActcagcagaaccagagatattctctttttttttttccatggaCTGCTCTTGGAAACGGGCTTTGAAGcgtaaaattggtggagttccCCCCTTAAATTCACCGTGTCAGTATATTTGCCCTTACCTGCGTGTGGGTGGGGTGATTTTGCTTGCACGTGGAAGCCGCTTGTTCCTACAAAGGAAGCTGGGCGGGGAAGGGAACTGCGGGGGATAGCCGGCTGGTTGACAGTGCTGGTTTTCAGGGGCTGCGGTaccaagctgctgctgctgttgccgGGCTTCAGGGGCTGAGGCAGTGCGATGCTGCTCGGGATGGAGTGTAGACTGGCAGAGGtggacagagaggtggaggtgggacCCTGCTGCACCGTGGGGCTTACGTAGGCAGTGGCTTTTAGTGGGTGTCGGGTAGTGGTGGGGAAGTTTGCCACGCTCTGGACTCGCTGACTGAGCTGGCCTGGGGAGGGAACTGACACCCAGCAAGTGAACAGTTAGATGAAAGCAACAGTATTGAAGTTACTGCATTTGAAAATCCCATGCAGTCTATATTTACTCATGAATAAAAATTAGCCTTGAAAGGCTGATTTATTCATAGATGTGAGGAAAAGAGTCTTACTGGATGACTGGAGTCGTGCAAGCCCGCTGGATGAGTCAAAGCTCTGGCTGCTCCGGAGGGAGGATATCGTTGGCAAAGAAGAGGGGCCGTGGGAGGGTGGGTTGACAGGGGAAGCCAAGCATGGAATACTGGGAACACTGGGCATGCTGGGAGCTCGGATCAGGTTTGGCATGCTTCTCCGTAGCTTGTCTGTGCAACCATATCAACAAACCAGATCAGGTTTTGCAGGTTTTGGCTCCATTTTGAGCTTTAGGAAAATTTTGACTTCAAATATCAAAGGaacagtttgaatattttggggAATATTAAAGTCACTGCTTCCAGCCAAGGACTAATCCTGCACATAACCTCCCGTAAAACCACAATTTTGTTATCTTTGggcaaagccaggctagctgtttccatcTATTCCCACGTCCAAGCCTTATGCTAAACtaactaaccagctgctggctgtaccTTCAGATTCATGCAACTGATGGAACAGAGTGCACTGACCCTGGGGACTGGGCAACTGGGGATACTTTTTAAATCTTGTAACCAAGAACATTCTTTAAATCCATCTTGGCTCATACATAAATCATTTGGTCAGAAATTAGGGACATCTCAAATGTGGGTAATTCCGTCAAGATGCTCTGGGACCTTCACAAtcatttaacagaaaatatctgAACCCCTGTAGTGAcgctgttatttatttatgtgtgttacAGCTGAAAGTGGACAAAGAAATCATTAGACACTCACCTGTGCTATTCCTGTATGacgtgtgtgtttctgtggtcaGGCTGGAGGGTCCAGAGTACTGGGAAAGTCCACTGAGTGAAAACTGAGGGGTGGTCGAGCTGCGTCTGCAGTCTCTGATACTGGAGAAGGTGTGAGAGTGGGGCAGGCTGCCCCTCTGCATAGACCCTGTGCGGAACAGTCGAGGCTGGGGAGGGGGGAGCTGGTCGTACCCTtcgtcctcctcgtcctcctcctccagatcCATCTCACTGCGCCTCAGGGAGTGTAACGAGAAGGTGGAGCTACGACGGccggctgtggctgtggctgagGTAGTGGCATAGTCCTGTCGGAGACCTACAAGGTGACAGATCAGTGCTTTTATCTGTGGAAAACAAGAGCCTGAACCCCATGAAACCATATAGTATATGATACTAATGATTTCCCTCTGGAGGCACTCCTCATTCATTATTCAGTAACTGCATCAGTATAGCAGAGTGATacagggatgttttttttcctgaaatctCCTGCATAATTTAATAAGATATTACTGTCTACTCAAGTTCAACTGTTCAAAGGTCAAACATGTATCTTAGTTTTAGCCATACATCAGCAATGTAACAGAGTAATACATTTCAGTCCCTTCCCCTCGAGTATAGATATTCTGTAAGTAAGTATAAAATaacactgtcaaaacatttcCATTAAGATGGAACTGTGAATCTAATCAACACTGGGTGTAGACACTCAGATCAGCCATAACCACACCCAGGCAAACGGCACAGTCAGATGAAGGGTATATTTCGTTTTCTCGACCCCCTCTTGTGCCCCAAAGAAACTTAGATTGTCGACTCACTCTCCTCCTGAAGTCGTGCCATGACCTCCACATCTGTCATGTCCTGCAGTTTGTAGCTCATAGAGATGGAGTCATCCTCCAGTTCTGACACACCCACCTTCAGCTGTCCAGGGAAGACTGGGGGCTGATGGCTGCGTGTCGGCGACCCACGTCTgaaaacagacaggagagaCGTGTTTTTCACCaaggtattttattttctatagaCGAGAAGGgcagggattaaaaaaaaaatgcatgtgatACAGGCTAACACTCAGAAAAGACGTTTCCATGACAGATGTGATGTTTATGCGTATATATTCTTTACAGATGGATGGTGAGTCATATTGGATAAAACTGCAGGGATGAGTGACAGAGCAGATGAGATAGATTGTCAGCTGAGTCTTACTGTTGAGAGTGGAGTTCGATAGGAAGGTGGGGGCTCTGtcactgaggctgcagctggCCCTGAGTGGGACACTCGGCTGGAGAAAAGACTGACCGGGTGACGGCAATGGGGCTTGAAAGGtgagaaacacagcagaggagagataaGATTAACACGCAAAATAACCAGCCTGACATGCAAATCAAAACTCAACATGCACTCACTGACAAAAGTGTTAACATAGAATATGGATGAACGAgcagaaggttttttttttttctggtggaGTTTCAGCTTGCgtgtctccatctgtctcaGAGCACGACCTTATAATCTCTTCCCTGCAATTTGCTGTAATCTGATTGTAAACTGCAAGTAACAGGTTGTTTAAGAATCTGGGTTATGTTCGTACAGTGAGCAATAGATGCTTTTGGCTCTGTGTTCTTATTACTTTGGATGTGAAATGGAGCAAGGGCTATGAGGTTGAAGAAGCGGGTTTTAATTTGAGCAATGAAGACTATTATGTCTAATGTTTAACTGACTTTAAATGCTATAGGCCAAAATTTAAGATAATGAGCCTTCATTTATACATTCTGTGAACATTTCTGGTATTTCATTGCTATTCTGTGATGGTGTCAGATTTTGGAATGAGGGCAGCAATTGCCTGAAGGTTAGGGAAGTGTACTTGAGTCCCTGCACTGGCGAGATAAAACTGGGctggggaaaatgaaaaagcgATACTGTTCAGAGATCAACAGATCATTAACTTTGTAAATGTGGAGAGGGGTGCTccggaaaaaaaaagacagctcTGAGGGGAACTACCCTGTTTAAAGCTCTACAGTCATGAGCTAAAAGCTAATGTCAGCTTACTAATATTCTCCCAATGACAATGTAAACATGCTAATGGCTAACAGGTATGATGTTTACCATATTCACTATCTTAGTTGggagcatgttaacatttggtAATTAGCACTAAAAACAGAGTACAGCTCAGGTTGATGGGAATGCAATTAGTTTTAGGAATTGgacaaattaacattttggcCTGGTGATGGCCctagataaaaagtcaaagaatcaccaaagtcattataATTAATCCTAagggggacatgaatgtctgtacaaagtcACGTGCCAATTCATCACATAGATATTGAGGTATATTACATGATAAGTACAAAACTTTGACCAGCTGATGgtaccagaggaaaaaaatcagggGGATCATCTAAGTCGAGGATTCGTGCACCTAAGGATTCATGGCAATCTATAAgatattttagatatttcagtctggattaaAGTGGTGAACCAACCAACAGACTGACACTGCCGTCCCTAGGTCAATCCTTCTATCATGGCTAGACACAATAATGTTTAACATCTTGACTTAACAAGTGACTAAAAGGATCAATTGGTTATTGATCACTTACCAGTTCTTTGGCAACCTATCAATTCATTAACTCAACCACTGCAGTGTCAAAGCATATcagaagtatttttttttctcttgcaaaGAACAGCTCATTGAAATAGTAGTCTCATTTTAACTACTCTTCTTTGATATGtgataaacaaaacagataGCCATGAATTCACTTAAGGCCAGTCACCCCTATTAAGCCACAAAATAGATAATCAAAATAGCCATCAAAAGTTAGAGTGACTCTTTGTGGTTAGCATGAGTTATACACATGTGTAGCATATCTGTGTTACCTGGGGACTCGGTTAGTGCAGCAGATTTAGTGTAAGGCAGGACTGGGCAGCTGAGGGTGGAGAGCCCCTCTATGCAGCTGTACGGACGGACAGAGGAGACTCCTCGCCACCGCTTAGCTGGACAAGATTGAAGCGAAGGACAAGTTAGTCTGATTGCTTATACCATAtacaacacacatatacacccacacacatacacaacacagtaTCATTGATTATATTTTAACACACTCCAGCCAAATGTTAATCTGCTTTTTACAGATCAGTATTGATGCTTTAAATGTTTGGGTCACACGGCTCGGACAGAAGAGGCTGATACGGTAAGACGAGGTTTAGCTTATACCACTGCGGCTTATTGGGCTAAACTACAGATTTTTCAGGAGGATCTTAGGATAAGCAGGGATTGCTGCATGTAGGCTACATCTCATTCCCAAAATCAGAATTAGATCTACTCTGGTCTACTTTAGGGTGCAGAGGTTACATTTATACTGCCTAAATTTTACTTTTGTTGCTGTATTGATTTCATCAAACAATGTTATAACTGTAACTAATGGCTGTAATTATAGTTAAATCATAATTAATTAAGTTCAAGTTAGTATAAAGCCACGCTTGACAACT
This genomic window from Lates calcarifer isolate ASB-BC8 linkage group LG1, TLL_Latcal_v3, whole genome shotgun sequence contains:
- the slain1a gene encoding LOW QUALITY PROTEIN: SLAIN motif-containing protein 1a (The sequence of the model RefSeq protein was modified relative to this genomic sequence to represent the inferred CDS: deleted 4 bases in 2 codons), with the translated sequence MEAEVLNPQMMADVNGNGKITNAELEVLKLQELVRKLEKQNEQLRTRANAVNNCSIGPHLQTSLSCLHGGTACPSDNFSSKYGISSPTQSHPCVPELRSSTEEPFAYFQPSSVSPDAAGEDSGAAGATTVLDEVDVLDLNTVLPIGEPDSWLYVSPKAKLQSESVLSPLQWCRQVLDHPGPEVELAKMTLCHRLDQAKRWRGVSSVRPYSCIEGLSTLSCPVLPYTKSAALTESPAPLPSPGQSFLQPSVPLRASCSLSDRAPTFLSNSTLNNVGRRHAAISPQSSLDSKVGVSELEDDSISMSYKLQDMTDVEVMARLQEESLRQDYATTSATATAGRRSSTFSLHSLRRSEMDLEEEDEEDEGYDQLPPPQPRLFRTGSMQRGSLPHSHTFSSIRDCRRSSTTPQFSLSGLSQYSGPSSLTTETHTSYRNSTDKLRRSMPNLIRAPSMPSVPSIPCLASPVNPPSHGPSSLPTISSLRSSQSFDSSSGLARLQSSIPSPGQLSQRVQSVANFPTTTRHPLKATAYVSPTVQQGPTSTSLSTSASLHSIPSSIALPQPLKPGNSSSSLVPQPLKTSTVNQPAIPRSSLPRPASFVGTSGPRASKITPPTRSLLTPPKSLAALSALRDGSWKDGCY
- the kbtbd7 gene encoding kelch repeat and BTB domain-containing protein 7; the protein is MASALSCFGGPEVLEDANHARGLMNELKSLYDCRLLGDVTIGVECEEESLESSGESARGDIDQLFLCSRNVLAAASPYFKSMFTGGLNESMQERVVIRGVDAESMSVIIDYCYTGRVTITEGNVQRLYAAANMLQLEYIRKACSSFMTRRLDLSNCVGILKFADTYDNPELKENAQAFIARNFSQVCNGGELCELDLTQLKELLSLDTLDVDCERKVCSAALQWIEANAPQKREDALQALKCVRWNLFTEKDKCYLEGLMARPLIEKYLASFFNRPTEEGCAMSATQDIPKHRIGVSAKEMILFFGLPNDNIMCCDPYSEDLYFMAPPLEDLSSQDYKRSTMESLIACATPENNLYLASHLSKHFWLYNSVNNSWQELAERPLGRIHSGMGYLNGHVYLLGGRNPVTDARLKEVECYSVQRDQWTFVAPLPHSLGKMQVVALNDHLYVVNKRRMLCYDPKRNRWRHCGSLRRDKLHKACVFQDQIICVCDIPVVKAYSPTRGEWRRLGDIPIDSRALNYQVIQHNSKLLLLTQTLLQHNKNRVLIHEYDPARDAWKNVMAVYVSTLGPVCVSTRVYPACLSSAHSFSTEEDDDSGSSADWDFDGLTDPDSDSGSSSSFSDENW
- the wu:fc50b12 gene encoding p53-induced death domain-containing protein 1: MPNKAQEDAVINLKTLQEISSQLGFEWTVLAYELGFSRGDIGRFHTRSTEKSVQARTMLESWYEKSWDKPNKTKLLQDGLERAGRRDLAERLRCLHWGHQKLSRRVELPSAFPFLITVHKTIHNQDALRRINDLNRRYT